In Stieleria varia, one genomic interval encodes:
- a CDS encoding phosphatase PAP2 family protein, whose protein sequence is MKRASAAVVSIVRFLRSREPIVLVGLLLIVAGTWGFVELADEVIEGDTGSFDRWAVRQFRSADDAALPIGPTWMAEMGRDITGLGGVAVLTLFIIAATGFLAIHRAYRTMVVLVASTVGGITVSMLLKQFFDRPRPDVVPHLSQIYSSSFPSGHSMMSAVVYLTLAAIVAPVLKHFWVRFYVMACAVLLTGLIGISRVYMGVHYPTDVLAGWTAGLVWAIACSLIAKSIPEKRLDPVMLDDEADADQP, encoded by the coding sequence ATGAAGAGAGCATCAGCCGCCGTCGTATCGATCGTTCGTTTCCTGCGTTCTCGCGAGCCGATCGTGCTCGTCGGGCTTCTGCTCATCGTCGCAGGAACGTGGGGTTTTGTTGAATTGGCCGACGAAGTCATTGAGGGTGACACTGGGAGTTTTGACCGCTGGGCGGTACGTCAGTTTCGTTCCGCGGATGACGCGGCACTCCCCATTGGGCCGACTTGGATGGCGGAGATGGGACGCGACATCACTGGACTGGGCGGCGTTGCGGTGTTGACGCTCTTCATCATTGCTGCCACGGGATTCCTTGCCATTCACCGTGCCTACCGGACCATGGTGGTTTTGGTGGCCTCCACGGTCGGTGGAATCACCGTCAGCATGCTGTTAAAGCAATTTTTTGACAGACCCCGTCCCGATGTCGTTCCCCATCTTTCACAAATCTATTCCAGCAGCTTCCCGAGTGGACATTCGATGATGTCTGCCGTGGTGTATCTGACACTCGCGGCGATCGTCGCGCCGGTACTGAAACATTTCTGGGTTCGATTCTATGTCATGGCCTGCGCGGTGTTGTTGACCGGCTTGATCGGTATTAGCCGCGTCTACATGGGTGTTCATTATCCGACCGATGTGCTGGCTGGTTGGACAGCAGGACTGGTGTGGGCCATCGCGTGCTCGCTGATCGCGAAGTCCATTCCCGAGAAAAGGCTCGATCCCGTCATGCTCGATGACGAAGCGGACGCGGATCAGCCCTAG
- a CDS encoding CsbD family protein yields the protein MNWDQIQGKWKQVKGQAQQKWGDLTDDDLNKVDGKREELVGRVQERYGIAKDEAEKQVKEFETSCNC from the coding sequence ATGAATTGGGATCAAATTCAAGGAAAATGGAAGCAGGTCAAGGGTCAAGCGCAACAAAAATGGGGTGACCTCACCGATGATGACCTGAATAAAGTTGACGGCAAACGTGAAGAACTCGTGGGCCGCGTCCAAGAACGCTACGGCATCGCGAAAGACGAAGCCGAGAAGCAGGTCAAGGAGTTCGAGACCAGTTGCAACTGCTGA
- a CDS encoding cupin domain-containing protein: MDIPQITSKDAANIGEMGQTYLTTGKHVALRRWEEPAGDFGEPRSREYEIVGYVLSGAFELDLDGGTVQIYSGDSWLIPAGATHRYRIIESLVAIEATSPPARFNDRDEPA; this comes from the coding sequence ATGGATATTCCGCAAATCACCTCCAAGGACGCCGCCAACATTGGTGAAATGGGGCAGACCTATCTCACCACTGGAAAACACGTCGCGTTACGCCGCTGGGAGGAACCCGCCGGCGATTTTGGCGAGCCTCGGAGCCGAGAATACGAGATCGTTGGTTACGTCCTCAGCGGTGCGTTCGAACTCGATCTGGATGGCGGAACAGTGCAAATTTACAGCGGTGATTCTTGGCTCATCCCTGCAGGTGCAACTCACCGATACCGAATCATCGAATCTCTCGTTGCCATCGAGGCGACCAGTCCCCCAGCCCGGTTCAATGATCGTGACGAACCGGCGTGA